From the Platichthys flesus chromosome 6, fPlaFle2.1, whole genome shotgun sequence genome, one window contains:
- the tdg.2 gene encoding G/T mismatch-specific thymine DNA glycosylase isoform X3, whose product MYQSSQQHPEAQHVMPYHNMGYHTEGPRDELVMAELSVHREQPHYQEPFYQNYPAAPNHYQEQMYNVREQQQHLGVQHHSQHHHVIQQQEQQSVQHQPQPTGPPQVVTPVKKKRGRPPKQQAEDGETQEEEDEAEAAKKAKRALNRFNGMTVAEVMAKTLPDVITYNLDILIIGINPGLMSAYKGHHYPNPGNHFWKCLFLSGLTDQQLTFMHDESLPETYSIGFTNMVERTTPGSKDLSSKEIREGGRQLLDKLQKYKPLIAAFNGKGIYEIFCKETFGVKAKNLEFGLQPYKIPETETVCYLMPSSSPRCAQFPRAQDKVHFYIRLKELRDKMKGCGPKREVEETQYSFDLLLAKEDAKKMAIKEEQVDPEYESCSAQHDDVRQSSSVSN is encoded by the exons AT GTACCAGTCCAGCCAGCAGCACCCTGAGGCGCAGCATGTGATGCCTTATCACAACATGGGCTATCACACAGAAGGTCCCAGAGATGAGTTGGTCATGGCTGAGCTATCTGTCCATCGGGAGCAGCCTCATTATCAGGAACCTTTTTACCAGAACTACCCTGCAGCCCCAAATCACTACCAGGAGCAGATGTACAAtgtcagggagcagcagcaacatctcGGCGTCCAGCATCACTCTCAGCATCATCATGTAatacagcagcaggagcagcagagtgtcCAGCACCAGCCTCAGCCGACTGGCCCACCTCAAG TTGTGACACCagtgaagaaaaagagaggcCGGCCTCCAAAGCAGCAGGCGGAGGATGGCGAgacgcaggaggaggaggatgaggcggAAGCAGCCAAGAAGGCCAAGAGGGCTCTCAACCGCTTCAACGGCATGACAGTGGCTGAGGTCATGGCCAAGACCCTGCCTGACGTTATTACCTACAATCTTGACATTCTGATA ATTGGAATTAACCCAGGACTTATGTCAGCTTACAAAGGACACCATTACCCAAACCCAGGAAACCATTTCT GGAAATGCTTGTTTCTCTCTGGTCTAACTGACCAGCAGCTCACCTTCATGCATGATGAGAGCTTGCCGGAGACGTACAGCATCGGCTTCACCAACATGGTGGAGAGGACCACGCCTGGCAGCAAGGACCTCTCCAG TAAGGAGATTCGTGAAGGAGGTAGACAGTTACTCGACAAGTTGCAGAAATACAAACCATTAATAGCAGCTTTTAACGGCAAAG GTATTTATGAAATCTTTTGCAAAGAAACATTTGGTGTGAAGGCAAAGAATCTGGAGTTTGGACTGCAGCCCTACAAAATCCCAGAAACTGAAACC GTGTGCTACCTGATGCCCTCATCAAGTCCGCGCTGTGCCCAGTTTCCCCGAGCTCAGGATAAGGTACATTTCTACATCAGGCTGAAGGAGCTGAGAGACAAGATGAAAGGTTGTGGACCCAAACGAGAGGTGGAAGAGACTCAGTACTCCTTCGATCTGCTGCTAGCCAAAG AGGATGCAAAGAAGATGGCAATCAAAGAAGAGCAGGTGGATCCAGAGTATGAAAGCTGTAGTGCTCAACATGACGACGTGAGGCAAAGCAGCAGCGTCTCCAACTAA
- the tdg.2 gene encoding G/T mismatch-specific thymine DNA glycosylase isoform X2, with the protein MYDRYQSSQQHPEAQHVMPYHNMGYHTEGPRDELVMAELSVHREQPHYQEPFYQNYPAAPNHYQEQMYNVREQQQHLGVQHHSQHHHVIQQQEQQSVQHQPQPTGPPQVVTPVKKKRGRPPKQQAEDGETQEEEDEAEAAKKAKRALNRFNGMTVAEVMAKTLPDVITYNLDILIIGINPGLMSAYKGHHYPNPGNHFWKCLFLSGLTDQQLTFMHDESLPETYSIGFTNMVERTTPGSKDLSSKEIREGGRQLLDKLQKYKPLIAAFNGKGIYEIFCKETFGVKAKNLEFGLQPYKIPETETVCYLMPSSSPRCAQFPRAQDKVHFYIRLKELRDKMKGCGPKREVEETQYSFDLLLAKEDAKKMAIKEEQVDPEYESCSAQHDDVRQSSSVSN; encoded by the exons ATGTATGACAG GTACCAGTCCAGCCAGCAGCACCCTGAGGCGCAGCATGTGATGCCTTATCACAACATGGGCTATCACACAGAAGGTCCCAGAGATGAGTTGGTCATGGCTGAGCTATCTGTCCATCGGGAGCAGCCTCATTATCAGGAACCTTTTTACCAGAACTACCCTGCAGCCCCAAATCACTACCAGGAGCAGATGTACAAtgtcagggagcagcagcaacatctcGGCGTCCAGCATCACTCTCAGCATCATCATGTAatacagcagcaggagcagcagagtgtcCAGCACCAGCCTCAGCCGACTGGCCCACCTCAAG TTGTGACACCagtgaagaaaaagagaggcCGGCCTCCAAAGCAGCAGGCGGAGGATGGCGAgacgcaggaggaggaggatgaggcggAAGCAGCCAAGAAGGCCAAGAGGGCTCTCAACCGCTTCAACGGCATGACAGTGGCTGAGGTCATGGCCAAGACCCTGCCTGACGTTATTACCTACAATCTTGACATTCTGATA ATTGGAATTAACCCAGGACTTATGTCAGCTTACAAAGGACACCATTACCCAAACCCAGGAAACCATTTCT GGAAATGCTTGTTTCTCTCTGGTCTAACTGACCAGCAGCTCACCTTCATGCATGATGAGAGCTTGCCGGAGACGTACAGCATCGGCTTCACCAACATGGTGGAGAGGACCACGCCTGGCAGCAAGGACCTCTCCAG TAAGGAGATTCGTGAAGGAGGTAGACAGTTACTCGACAAGTTGCAGAAATACAAACCATTAATAGCAGCTTTTAACGGCAAAG GTATTTATGAAATCTTTTGCAAAGAAACATTTGGTGTGAAGGCAAAGAATCTGGAGTTTGGACTGCAGCCCTACAAAATCCCAGAAACTGAAACC GTGTGCTACCTGATGCCCTCATCAAGTCCGCGCTGTGCCCAGTTTCCCCGAGCTCAGGATAAGGTACATTTCTACATCAGGCTGAAGGAGCTGAGAGACAAGATGAAAGGTTGTGGACCCAAACGAGAGGTGGAAGAGACTCAGTACTCCTTCGATCTGCTGCTAGCCAAAG AGGATGCAAAGAAGATGGCAATCAAAGAAGAGCAGGTGGATCCAGAGTATGAAAGCTGTAGTGCTCAACATGACGACGTGAGGCAAAGCAGCAGCGTCTCCAACTAA
- the tdg.2 gene encoding G/T mismatch-specific thymine DNA glycosylase isoform X1 — MFIHSNKSTVKMEENQFTSLTVPSDYFQQWYQSSQQHPEAQHVMPYHNMGYHTEGPRDELVMAELSVHREQPHYQEPFYQNYPAAPNHYQEQMYNVREQQQHLGVQHHSQHHHVIQQQEQQSVQHQPQPTGPPQVVTPVKKKRGRPPKQQAEDGETQEEEDEAEAAKKAKRALNRFNGMTVAEVMAKTLPDVITYNLDILIIGINPGLMSAYKGHHYPNPGNHFWKCLFLSGLTDQQLTFMHDESLPETYSIGFTNMVERTTPGSKDLSSKEIREGGRQLLDKLQKYKPLIAAFNGKGIYEIFCKETFGVKAKNLEFGLQPYKIPETETVCYLMPSSSPRCAQFPRAQDKVHFYIRLKELRDKMKGCGPKREVEETQYSFDLLLAKEDAKKMAIKEEQVDPEYESCSAQHDDVRQSSSVSN; from the exons ATGTTCATCCATTCAAACAAGTCGACAGTTAAGATGGAGGAAAACCAGTTCACATCACTGACGGTTCCCTCGGATTATTTTCAGCAGTG GTACCAGTCCAGCCAGCAGCACCCTGAGGCGCAGCATGTGATGCCTTATCACAACATGGGCTATCACACAGAAGGTCCCAGAGATGAGTTGGTCATGGCTGAGCTATCTGTCCATCGGGAGCAGCCTCATTATCAGGAACCTTTTTACCAGAACTACCCTGCAGCCCCAAATCACTACCAGGAGCAGATGTACAAtgtcagggagcagcagcaacatctcGGCGTCCAGCATCACTCTCAGCATCATCATGTAatacagcagcaggagcagcagagtgtcCAGCACCAGCCTCAGCCGACTGGCCCACCTCAAG TTGTGACACCagtgaagaaaaagagaggcCGGCCTCCAAAGCAGCAGGCGGAGGATGGCGAgacgcaggaggaggaggatgaggcggAAGCAGCCAAGAAGGCCAAGAGGGCTCTCAACCGCTTCAACGGCATGACAGTGGCTGAGGTCATGGCCAAGACCCTGCCTGACGTTATTACCTACAATCTTGACATTCTGATA ATTGGAATTAACCCAGGACTTATGTCAGCTTACAAAGGACACCATTACCCAAACCCAGGAAACCATTTCT GGAAATGCTTGTTTCTCTCTGGTCTAACTGACCAGCAGCTCACCTTCATGCATGATGAGAGCTTGCCGGAGACGTACAGCATCGGCTTCACCAACATGGTGGAGAGGACCACGCCTGGCAGCAAGGACCTCTCCAG TAAGGAGATTCGTGAAGGAGGTAGACAGTTACTCGACAAGTTGCAGAAATACAAACCATTAATAGCAGCTTTTAACGGCAAAG GTATTTATGAAATCTTTTGCAAAGAAACATTTGGTGTGAAGGCAAAGAATCTGGAGTTTGGACTGCAGCCCTACAAAATCCCAGAAACTGAAACC GTGTGCTACCTGATGCCCTCATCAAGTCCGCGCTGTGCCCAGTTTCCCCGAGCTCAGGATAAGGTACATTTCTACATCAGGCTGAAGGAGCTGAGAGACAAGATGAAAGGTTGTGGACCCAAACGAGAGGTGGAAGAGACTCAGTACTCCTTCGATCTGCTGCTAGCCAAAG AGGATGCAAAGAAGATGGCAATCAAAGAAGAGCAGGTGGATCCAGAGTATGAAAGCTGTAGTGCTCAACATGACGACGTGAGGCAAAGCAGCAGCGTCTCCAACTAA
- the LOC133955212 gene encoding ubiquinol-cytochrome-c reductase complex assembly factor 6: MPAGVSWPRYLRMFGASVLAMFAGAQVVHQYYLPDLSVPDIPPRPGELQTELQGYRVREEAAATLQQLREEQKVD; this comes from the exons ATGCCAGCGGGTGTGTCTTGGCCTCGGTACCTGAGGATGTTTGGCGCCAGTGTACTGGCCATGTTTGCAGGAGCACAGGTCGTCCATCAGTACTACCTACCTGATCTG AGTGTACCAGATATCCCACCAAGGCCTGGGGAGCTTCAGACAGAGCTGCAGGGATACAGAGTtagagaagaagctgctgctacgttacagcagctcagagaagaACAAAAAGTGGACTGA
- the si:dkey-42p14.3 gene encoding EF-hand calcium-binding domain-containing protein 10 — protein sequence MATEKERDAAEYLKRHRIMELLENLSSLLFFYRPENPTQFLVEQLEQLKISQESGGQGPNLFNNSNLDAVLGILDPSNIKHITFAQYKHALTTLGITGFDECPEGANEDRISCDTFKTEAMRGLQRSSATYKQL from the exons ATGGCGACGGAGAAAGAACGAGACGCTGCAGAATATCTGAAAAGACACCGAATAATGGAGCTGTTGGAAAACCTGAGCAGTCTGCTCTTCTTCTACAGACCTG AGAATCCCACGCAGTTTCTTGTtgagcagctggagcagctaAAGATTTCTCAAGAGAGCGGGGGTCAAGGGCCAAATCTGTTCAACAACTCCAACCTGGACGCAGTCTTAGGGATCCTGGACCCCTCCAatataaaacacatcacttttGCGCAATACAAGCACG CTCTGACCACACTGGGCATAACAGGCTTTGATGAATGTCCTGAAGGTGCTAATGAAGACAGAATATCCTGTGACACCTTTAAAACAGAAGC GATGCGAGGCCTGCAGAGAAGCTCAGCAACATATAAACAACTGTGA